A genome region from Platichthys flesus chromosome 12, fPlaFle2.1, whole genome shotgun sequence includes the following:
- the LOC133966404 gene encoding neurofilament light polypeptide — MDKRAAPPSRIQPRWPGFDPTAVVIKGTRTTLTSPLYGPCNEKEQMHGLNDRLAGFIGTVHRLEQQNQLLEREIQELRGKAKPASRLEEEYGPELRRLRRVVQDITHQKHRIEIEHQDLEEEVSSVRRQHEQEARSRSEAQSNILALKKDIDDAHRVKLLLDRKAQTLVDELNLLKGNHEAEVSEMFGQIQDLQENVEAHGFGAPGVTAALRDVRAQLEGHAVSEVWQVGETFRSQFARMTEAAEAKREALKATQQEVQEHRRRLQARNTELDCAKGTREALEKQLREVDDRHEEEIIHYQTTIKELENELINWKFDMSGYLREYQDLLNVKMALDVEILSYRKLLCSEEARLSTLSDTHVSLPYIYHQSPVYTLPCLSRPGGPHRRAEPQYKFVEEIITETTREIEMSEFEDTGSEETEAGKDEWERAKRDRWGSGEEEEKDNKDSREEESEHVSDSQQYPSEGNSVNGGDDGDRWRPGEVEDGGKGQDRGEESEETEAADREGLSGRDKKTQSKVLLSESHDEEENEQQKKVAEDTKDEKDPVSKATVRKDSKSEITVEEELVNNEKQDALTDSLISIQVRQPLDGVLTKESGKTELSSAVLVQDRKSSDFTTEIKSSVSLETGALPEKTGATSSPTLRRQEMENSRSERKEIDQSESEKEKEGQVAKSTKDAGRDQGRDIDSSDKCSLAEDKDERNSDDETETDRIVLPNVKTTSEEINKMPGKERSQVPRSEQPDTMENNSQK, encoded by the exons ATGGATAAGAGAGCAGCTCCACCGAGCAGGATCCAACCCAGGTGGCCGGGATTCGATCCTACCGCTGTCGTGATCAAGGGGACGAGAACCACTCTGACGAGCCCGTTATATGGACCGTGTaacgagaaggagcagatgCACGGTTTGAACGATCGCCTCGCGGGCTTCATCGGGACGGTGCACCGGCTGGAGCAGCAGAATCAGCTGCTGGAGCGGGAAATCCAGGAGCTCCGCGGGAAGGCGAAGCCCGCATCCCGCCTGGAGGAGGAGTACGGACCGGAGCTGAGGAGGCTGAGACGCGTTGTTCAGGACATCACTCACCAGAAGCACCGGATTGAAATCGAGCATCAGGATTTAGAGGAGGAGGTGTCCAGCGTGAGGAGACAACACGAACAGGAGGCGCGCAGCAGATCAGAGGCGCAGAGCAACATCTTGGCCCTGAAGAAGGACATAGATGACGCGCATCGGGTTAAACTGCTGCTGGACAGGAAAGCTCAGACCCTCGTGGATGAGCTCAACCTCCTGAAGGGAAACCATGAGGCCGAGGTGTCGGAGATGTTTGGACAAATACAGGATCTGCAGGAGAATGTGGAGGCGCACGGATTTGGCGCACCTGGAGTCACTGCGGCACTCCGGGACGTCAGGGCGCAGCTGGAAGGTCATGCTGTGTCCGAAGTCTGGCAGGTTGGAGAAACTTTCAGATCCCAGTTTGCGAGAATGACAGAGGCGGCCGAGGCCAAGAGAGAAGCTTTAAAGGCGACCcagcaggaggtgcaggagcaCAGGAGGCGGCTGCAGGCCAGAAACACCGAACTGGACTGCGCCAAAGGCACCAGGGAGGCGCTGGAGAAGCAGCTGCGTGAGGTCGACGATCGACACGAGGAGGAAATCATCCACTATCAG ACGACAATCAAAGAACTTGAAAACGAGCTGATAAACTGGAAGTTTGACATGTCTGGTTACCTGAGGGAGTACCAGGATCTGTTAAATGTGAAGATGGCGTTGGACGTGGAGATACTTTCTTACAG GAAACTTCTCTGTAGCGAGGAAGCTCGACTATCCACTCTGTCAGACACCCACGTCTCCTTGCCCTACATTTACCACCAGTCCCCCGTCTACACCCTCCCCTGCCTCAGCCGGCCAGGCGGCCCGCACAGACGAGCGGAGCCCCAGTACAAGTTTGTGGAGGAGATCATAACGGAgaccaccagggaaattgagaTGTCAGAATTCGAGGACACGGgatcagaggagacagaagcGGGGAAAGATGAGTGGGAGCGTGCCAAAAGGGATAGATGGGGcagtggggaggaggaggagaaggataaTAAAGACAGTCGAGAGGAAGAAAGTGAGCATGTGTCTGACAGTCAGCAGTATCCGTCAGAAGGAAACTCAGTGAACGGAGGGGATGACGGGGATCGATGGAGACctggagaggtggaggatggTGGGAAGGGTCAAGATAGAGGAGAGGAGTCAgaggaaactgaagcagctgacAGAGAAGGTTTGAGTGGCAGAGACAAAAAGACTCAAAGCAAAGTTTTATTAAGTGAGAGtcatgatgaagaagaaaatgagcAACAGAAAAAAGTAGCTGAAGACACTAAAGACGAAAAAGATCCAGTGTCAAAGGCAACAGTTCGGAAAGACTCAAAATCGGAGATCACTGTGGAGGAGGAACTCGTGAATAATGAAAAGCAAGATGCACTTACAGATAGTCTTATCTCAATTCAAGTGAGGCAGCCACTTGATGGGGTTCTGACCAAAGAATCAGGTAAAACTGAGCTGAGCAGTGCTGTTCTAGTGCAGGATAGGAAAAGCAGTGATTTTACAACAGAGATAAAGAGCTCTGTTTCCCTAGAGACAGGGGCGCTTCCAGAAAAGACTGGAGCGACTTCAAGCCCAACACTCAGGAGACAGGAAATGGAAAACAGCCGTTCTGAGAGGAAGGAAATCGATCAATCTgaaagtgagaaagaaaaagaaggacaaGTAGCAAAAAGCACTAAAGATGCTGGACGTGATCAAGGCCGAGATATAGACTCATCTGACAAATGTAGTTTAGCTGAAGATAAGGACGAGAGAAACAGTGACGATGAGACTGAAACAGATCGAATTGTTTTGCCAAATGTAAAGACAACTAGCGAAGAAATCAATAAGATGCCTGGGAAAGAAAGGAGCCAGGTTCCGAGGTCAGAACAGCCTGATACAATGGAGAATAATTCGCAGAAATAA
- the comtd1 gene encoding catechol O-methyltransferase domain-containing protein 1, with protein MAADIKMLFCVGLAVVLTGVGQSAFVGKSHSKGKDDPVLQYVVNNSVREHPVLTKLKLRTLEDPWSIMMVASEQAQFMANLIKLINATKAIEIGMYTGYNTLSMALAMPDNGHVVACEIEDTYVDIAKPFFEEAEVAGKIDVRHEIALKTLNELLAAGEAGTYDFVFIDADKFNYDRYYEKSLELIRQGGIIAIDNVLWSGKVVNPDPEDLTSQALDALNKKLHLDQRIDLSMLTVGDGLTIAIKR; from the exons ATGGCTGCAGACATTAAGATGCTGTTTTGTGTTGGACTTGCTGTTGTACTAACAG GCGTGGGACAGTCGGCCTTTGTCGGGAAGAGCCACAGCAAAGGGAAGGACGACCCTGTGCTGCAATACGTGGTGAACAACTCAGTGAGGGAGCACCCGGTCCTCACCAAGCTCAAACTG AGAACCCTTGAAGACCCATGGAGTATTATGATGGTCGCCAGTGAACAAGCCCAGTTTATGGCAAATCTCATTAAACTGATCAACGCAACTAAAGCCATTGAAATCG gGATGTACACAGGATACAACACACTGAGCATGGCGTTGGCCATGCCGGACAACGGACACGTGGTCGCCTGTGAAATAGAGGACACCTATGTAGACATTGCTAAACCATTTTTTGAAGAG GCTGAGGTGGCGGGTAAGATAGACGTACGACATGAAATAGCCTTGAAGACGCTGA ATGAGCTGCTAGCAGCCGGGGAAGCGGGGACATATGACTTTGTGTTCATCGATGCTGATAAATTCAACTACGACAGATACTACGAGAAATCCCTCGAGCTCATACGACAGGGGGGCATCATTGCGATTGACAAT GTGCTGTGGAGTGGGAAGGTGGTGAATCCTGACCCTGAGGACCTCACCTCCCAGGCTCTGGATGCTCTCAATAAGAAGCTGCATCTGGACCAGAGGATTGATCTGAGCATGCTCACTGTGGGCGACGGACTGACCATTGCCATTAAACGCTAA